In the genome of Rhodoferax sp. BAB1, one region contains:
- a CDS encoding VOC family protein — translation MSTPQAGLPPPPPIQQLHHYAYRARDAEETRHFYEDILGLPLYHIIQSDHVPSTGEYCPYTHFFFRLQDGSFIAFFDLGDDVAAEPSANTPRWVNHIAFRLDSIAQLEDMKARLQANGIEVIGVTDHHIFKSIYFFDPNGIRLELSAQVADEFQMLKESTTAHARLNEWTARKQVWRQERAAGKVAAPLKPQQNDRPEVGGRKTTVRAGS, via the coding sequence ATGTCCACGCCCCAAGCCGGCCTGCCGCCACCGCCCCCCATCCAGCAGCTGCACCACTACGCCTACCGCGCCCGTGATGCCGAGGAGACGCGGCACTTCTACGAAGACATTCTGGGCCTGCCGCTGTACCACATCATCCAGAGCGACCACGTGCCCAGCACGGGGGAATACTGCCCTTACACACACTTCTTCTTCCGCCTGCAGGACGGCTCCTTCATCGCCTTCTTCGACCTGGGCGACGACGTGGCCGCCGAGCCCAGTGCCAACACGCCGCGCTGGGTCAACCACATCGCCTTCCGGCTCGACTCCATCGCGCAGCTGGAAGACATGAAGGCGCGGCTGCAGGCGAATGGCATCGAGGTGATCGGCGTGACCGACCACCACATCTTCAAGAGCATCTACTTCTTTGACCCCAATGGCATCCGGCTCGAACTTTCGGCCCAGGTGGCCGACGAGTTCCAGATGCTCAAGGAAAGCACCACGGCGCATGCGCGCCTGAACGAATGGACTGCACGCAAGCAGGTCTGGCGCCAGGAACGCGCCGCCGGCAAGGTGGCCGCGCCGCTCAAGCCCCAGCAGAACGACCGGCCCGAGGTGGGCGGCCGCAAGACCACGGTCAGGGCCGGATCATGA
- a CDS encoding FAD-dependent oxidoreductase encodes MSAAWRDVAFTNGYEFTQGKGYELPEYPFVEPPELKSGEVRRHKVVIVGAGITGLTLACCLARLGIPAVLLDEDNTVGVKGASSRGICYTQKSLEIFQRLGVYERIAAKGIQWSVGRTFAGQDEVYSFDLRQNSSYSLSAQPPFINIQQFYIEGYLVERIYGLGHVDLRWKSRVTGFQQHAGYATLVVETPAGAYKLEAEHVIDASGSHTPFHGWTGATMTSRRGDDRWCIADVRFKHRPPQERHTWIEAPFNGNRAVWQHLMGDEVWRIDYQMEPNADPEAVSREDVVRERLRQQFGPDVEAEIVWVGPYAYRSQCLDRLRIGSVFFMGDTAKIVSPFGARGGNTGVADADNLAWKLAAVLLGQAPATLLDSYNEERHEAAAQNVMVTNRTARFLRPADGMERTFRSAAISLARQHPFARALINTGRMAVANSYTHSGICERSGGLSVQNVSFRWADHSVGCVNDLIEWAGGQLLVLVFGDMSAAAVQRLRHLGSAAPVRCVQVVGPDTRPQAREFVIDPQGHLQGACHVFGHAWALVRPDAYIAATGESVDAGLIQAIERAIGIKEF; translated from the coding sequence ATGAGCGCGGCCTGGCGCGATGTCGCCTTTACCAACGGCTACGAGTTCACCCAGGGCAAGGGCTACGAACTGCCCGAGTACCCCTTCGTCGAGCCGCCCGAACTCAAGAGCGGTGAAGTGCGACGCCACAAGGTCGTCATCGTCGGCGCCGGCATCACCGGCCTGACCCTGGCTTGTTGCCTGGCCAGGCTGGGCATCCCTGCCGTGCTGCTGGACGAGGACAACACCGTGGGCGTCAAGGGAGCCTCCTCACGCGGCATCTGCTACACGCAGAAGTCGCTGGAGATCTTCCAGCGCCTGGGGGTGTACGAGCGCATCGCGGCCAAGGGCATCCAGTGGAGCGTGGGCCGCACCTTTGCCGGCCAGGACGAGGTCTATTCCTTCGACCTGCGCCAGAACAGCAGCTACAGCCTCTCGGCCCAGCCGCCCTTCATCAACATCCAGCAGTTCTATATCGAAGGCTATCTGGTCGAGCGCATCTACGGCCTGGGCCACGTGGACCTGCGCTGGAAGTCGCGTGTGACGGGCTTCCAGCAGCACGCGGGCTATGCCACGCTGGTCGTGGAGACGCCGGCCGGAGCCTACAAGCTGGAGGCCGAGCACGTGATCGACGCCAGCGGCTCGCACACGCCATTCCACGGCTGGACGGGCGCCACCATGACCTCGCGCCGCGGCGACGACCGCTGGTGCATCGCCGACGTGCGCTTCAAGCACCGCCCGCCGCAGGAGCGTCACACCTGGATCGAGGCGCCCTTCAACGGCAACCGCGCGGTCTGGCAGCACCTGATGGGCGACGAGGTCTGGCGCATCGACTACCAGATGGAGCCCAATGCCGACCCCGAGGCCGTGAGCCGCGAGGATGTGGTGCGCGAGCGCCTGCGGCAGCAGTTCGGCCCGGACGTGGAAGCCGAGATCGTCTGGGTCGGCCCCTATGCCTACCGCAGCCAGTGCCTGGACCGCTTGCGCATCGGCAGCGTGTTTTTCATGGGTGACACGGCCAAGATCGTCAGCCCCTTCGGCGCGCGCGGCGGCAACACCGGCGTGGCCGATGCCGACAACCTGGCCTGGAAGCTGGCGGCCGTGCTGCTTGGCCAGGCCCCGGCCACGCTGCTGGACAGCTACAACGAGGAGCGGCACGAGGCCGCCGCGCAGAACGTCATGGTGACCAACCGCACGGCGCGTTTCCTGCGCCCGGCCGATGGCATGGAGCGCACCTTCCGCAGCGCGGCCATCAGCCTGGCACGCCAGCACCCCTTTGCGCGTGCGCTCATCAACACCGGTCGCATGGCCGTGGCCAACAGCTACACCCATTCCGGCATCTGCGAGCGCAGCGGCGGCCTGTCGGTGCAGAACGTGAGCTTTCGCTGGGCCGACCACAGCGTTGGCTGCGTCAACGACCTGATCGAATGGGCGGGTGGCCAGTTGCTGGTGCTGGTCTTTGGCGACATGTCGGCAGCTGCGGTACAGCGCCTGCGCCATCTGGGCAGCGCCGCGCCCGTGCGCTGCGTGCAGGTCGTGGGGCCGGACACCCGGCCCCAGGCGCGCGAGTTCGTGATCGACCCGCAGGGCCATCTGCAGGGCGCCTGCCATGTCTTCGGCCATGCCTGGGCCCTGGTGCGGCCCGACGCCTACATCGCCGCTACGGGCGAAAGCGTGGACGCCGGCCTGATCCAGGCCATCGAACGCGCGATCGGCATCAAGGAGTTTTGA
- a CDS encoding pseudouridine synthase translates to MLRILYQDNYLVAIDKPPGLLVHRTGLDAGETLFALQLLRDQLGRPVWPAHRLDKGTSGVLLFALDAETARLLGPAFEAPDQVHKTYQAVVRGWPPESGLIDHPLQRMEDDARAGRMQVQDARTRYRTLARYELLLPQGPFPTTRCALVELQPLNGRRHQLRRHMKHVAHPIIGDATHGKGPLNRALAAWLGVQRLWLHALRLELVHPVHGTALPLEAPPGPDWALWRGSFDVCQDGRMGAD, encoded by the coding sequence ATGTTGCGTATCCTGTATCAGGACAATTATCTCGTAGCCATCGACAAACCGCCCGGTCTGCTGGTGCACCGAACGGGACTCGACGCCGGCGAGACCTTGTTTGCCCTGCAGCTGCTGCGCGATCAGCTGGGCCGCCCGGTCTGGCCCGCCCACCGGCTGGACAAGGGCACCAGCGGCGTGCTGCTGTTCGCGCTGGATGCCGAGACGGCCCGCCTGCTGGGGCCGGCCTTCGAGGCACCAGACCAGGTGCACAAGACCTACCAGGCCGTGGTGCGCGGCTGGCCACCCGAATCGGGCCTGATCGACCACCCCCTGCAGCGCATGGAAGATGACGCCCGCGCTGGCCGCATGCAGGTGCAGGACGCCCGGACGCGTTATCGCACGTTGGCGCGTTACGAACTGCTCTTGCCCCAGGGCCCTTTCCCCACGACACGCTGCGCGCTGGTGGAACTGCAGCCCCTGAACGGTCGCCGGCATCAGCTGCGCCGCCACATGAAACACGTGGCCCATCCCATCATCGGCGACGCCACCCATGGCAAGGGGCCCCTGAACCGCGCCCTGGCGGCGTGGCTCGGGGTGCAGCGCCTCTGGCTGCATGCGCTGCGCCTGGAGCTGGTCCATCCGGTGCATGGCACGGCGCTGCCGCTGGAGGCCCCCCCCGGGCCTGACTGGGCGCTGTGGCGCGGCAGCTTTGATGTATGTCAAGACGGGCGGATGGGCGCCGACTAG
- a CDS encoding SulP family inorganic anion transporter, which produces MTTATRLRKLFPFLNWPRPTAELLRSEALAGLAVGLMVIPQGVAYAVLAGMPPVTGIYASILPALLAVLFSASTRLSVGPTALTCLLVSAGLTGLAQPGSAQWVQLAIWLALLTGLLQLVLGFMRFGWLLNLVNAPVLMAFTQAASVLIIASQLPDLLGLRNWHSLASDPLHAWHLPSLAFGLGTLALLLVARRWRPAFPSVLLIVLAAAGLSHGLDFEAAGGQVVGSLPAGLPALSLPALPELSVLGQLLLPTLVITLVSFLETASSAKVDNERRGTRWNQDQDLIGQGLGKLAAGLSGAFPTSSSFSRSALNLYAGARTGWATVFSAAVVLLALWLFIPVLRHVPQAVLAAIVVAAVLGLLKPREFTRLWRIARVEAVIAGTTFLITLLVSPQLYWGVLAGVLMSLSHFLYQRLHPRIIEVGLHPDGSLRDRHLWRLPPLAPDTYALRMDAALDFAAAAEFERAIVEHLAAHPQTRHVCLFAQPINRIDATGVDALLKLSEQLRQQDVLLHISGMKLPVERTLLQAGWKPADPAHRLYRTETETVAALRALA; this is translated from the coding sequence ATGACGACCGCCACCCGCCTGCGCAAGCTTTTCCCCTTCCTGAACTGGCCCCGCCCCACGGCCGAACTGCTGCGCAGCGAAGCCCTGGCCGGCTTGGCTGTGGGACTGATGGTGATCCCCCAGGGCGTGGCCTACGCCGTGCTGGCGGGCATGCCACCGGTCACCGGCATCTATGCCTCCATCCTGCCGGCTCTGCTGGCCGTGCTGTTCAGCGCCTCGACCCGGCTCTCGGTCGGCCCCACCGCCCTGACCTGCCTGCTGGTGAGCGCCGGCCTGACCGGGTTGGCCCAGCCCGGCTCGGCGCAATGGGTGCAGCTGGCCATCTGGCTGGCCCTGCTCACCGGCCTGCTGCAGCTGGTGCTGGGTTTCATGCGTTTCGGCTGGCTGCTCAATCTGGTCAATGCGCCGGTGCTCATGGCTTTCACCCAGGCGGCATCCGTGCTCATCATCGCCTCCCAGCTGCCCGACCTGCTGGGCCTGCGGAACTGGCACAGCCTGGCATCGGACCCACTCCATGCCTGGCACCTGCCCTCGCTGGCTTTCGGCCTGGGCACGCTGGCGCTGCTGCTGGTCGCACGGCGCTGGCGCCCCGCCTTTCCCTCGGTGCTGCTGATCGTGCTGGCTGCCGCCGGCCTGTCCCATGGCCTGGACTTCGAGGCGGCGGGTGGCCAGGTGGTCGGCTCCCTGCCGGCCGGCCTGCCTGCCCTGAGCCTGCCGGCCTTGCCTGAGTTGTCCGTGCTGGGCCAGCTGCTGCTGCCCACCCTGGTCATCACGCTGGTGAGTTTCCTGGAAACGGCCTCCAGCGCCAAGGTCGACAACGAACGGCGCGGCACGCGCTGGAACCAGGACCAGGACCTGATCGGCCAGGGCCTGGGCAAGCTGGCGGCCGGCCTCAGCGGTGCCTTCCCGACCAGTTCCTCCTTCTCGCGCTCGGCGCTCAATCTCTACGCCGGCGCGCGCACCGGCTGGGCTACGGTGTTTTCCGCCGCGGTCGTGCTGCTGGCGCTGTGGCTGTTCATCCCCGTGCTGCGCCATGTGCCGCAGGCCGTGCTGGCCGCCATCGTGGTGGCCGCGGTGCTGGGCCTGCTCAAGCCGCGCGAGTTCACGCGCCTGTGGCGCATCGCCCGCGTGGAGGCCGTCATTGCCGGCACCACTTTCCTCATCACCCTGCTGGTCTCACCGCAGCTCTACTGGGGCGTGCTGGCCGGCGTGCTGATGTCGCTCAGCCATTTCCTCTACCAGCGCCTGCATCCGCGCATCATCGAAGTGGGACTGCACCCCGACGGCAGCCTGCGCGACCGCCATCTCTGGCGACTGCCGCCGCTGGCACCCGACACCTATGCCCTGCGCATGGATGCGGCGCTGGACTTCGCCGCTGCGGCCGAGTTCGAGCGCGCCATCGTCGAGCACCTGGCGGCGCACCCGCAAACCCGCCACGTCTGCCTCTTCGCCCAGCCCATCAACCGCATCGATGCCACCGGCGTGGACGCCCTGCTCAAGCTCAGCGAGCAACTGCGCCAGCAGGATGTGCTGCTGCACATCAGTGGCATGAAACTGCCGGTGGAACGCACCCTGCTGCAGGCGGGGTGGAAGCCGGCCGATCCGGCGCATCGTCTCTACCGCACCGAGACGGAAACGGTGGCCGCGCTGCGCGCGCTGGCCTGA